The Actinomycetes bacterium genomic sequence TCGCGAATCCGGGGGCGGGCAGGAGAGTCGGCCGGTGCACGGCCCGCCCCAGCGCCTGGGTGAACTCCTTGTTCGTCGGCGGGTCCGGGACGCACACGTTGACGGGGCCCTCGAGGTCGCCGGTGAGCAGGAACGTGATCGCCCGCACCTCGTCGCGCAGGGAGACCACCGGCCAGTACTGACGACCGGAACCCAGCGGCCCGCCAGCGCCGAGCTTGACGATCGGCAGCATCCGCCCGAAGGCGCCGCCCTTGCGGGTCATCACGAGCCCGGATCGGGGGTGCACCACGCGGACGCCAGCCGCACGTGCCGGATCCGCGGCCTCCTCCCACTGACGCACGACGTCGGCGAAGTAGTGCCCACGCGCGTTGGGCGCCGTCTCGTCCACCCGCGTGGATCCCGTGTCGCCGTACCAGCCGCATGCCGACGCCGAGACGAGCACCGACGGACGGGGGGTCAGACCGGCGATCGCGTGGGCGATGGTCGTGGTGGCGTCGACGCGGCTGTCGAGGACGTCGCGCTTGTACGACTCGCTCCACCGATGGTCCCCGACGCCGACGCCGGCCAGGT encodes the following:
- a CDS encoding TIGR01777 family oxidoreductase, which produces MKIAVTGSSGLIGTALVAHLRGAGHEVLRLVRRDPDAPDEVRWDPTAGTVDLDRLGGVDGVVNLAGVGVGDHRWSESYKRDVLDSRVDATTTIAHAIAGLTPRPSVLVSASACGWYGDTGSTRVDETAPNARGHYFADVVRQWEEAADPARAAGVRVVHPRSGLVMTRKGGAFGRMLPIVKLGAGGPLGSGRQYWPVVSLRDEVRAITFLLTGDLEGPVNVCVPDPPTNKEFTQALGRAVHRPTLLPAPGFAIRAVIGEFGSEVLMSTRMVPAKLLAAGFVFDDPTTEDVVRAALQDG